The Nocardioides ochotonae genome segment GTGACTACGCGTTCCGGCGGTCAGCGCGATTGCGTTCACCAATCGGAGGGTCGCCTCTTCGAGGGCCCGGTCCTTGGACGTGCTCACGACGCCGTTCCTTCCGGTGGTGGGTCACTCAGGTGACAGCTGTGGCTCTCAACCTAAAGCGTTCTCGACAGATCTTGGAGAGGTGGCCATGAAAGCCGTGAGCACTACCAGTCAGTGGGAGTACGAGACCGACGTGCTGATCGCGGGGAGCGCGGCCGGCGCCCAGACGGTGACCCACGCAGTGACCCAGACCGAAAGCCAGACGGCGACCCGGCCAGTGACCCAGGCCCACACCCACCAGGAGACACGATGACCACCGACCTCTTCGGACCCGTGCGGCTCGGCCCGCTCACCCTGCGCAACCGGGTGATCAAGGCGGCCACCTACGAGAACGCCGCCCGGCGGGGCGAGGTGACCGACCGGCTGATCGACTTCCACGTCCGGCACGCCCGCGGCGGGGTCGCGATGACCACCGTGGCCTACTGCGCGGTCTCGCCCGAGGGGCGCACGGACGGCCACCAGATCGTGTGGCGCGACGAGGCCCGGGCCGGGCTGGTGCGGCTCACCGAGGCCGTGCACCGCGAAGGTGCGGCGATCTCGGCCCAGATCGGCCACTCGGGGCCGGTGGGCGACCCGCGCGCGACGAAGATGAAGGCGCTCTCGCCCTCGCCGTACTTCAACCCCCAGGCATTCACCCGCACCCGCCAGGCCACCCGCGCCGACCTGACGCGCATCGTGGCCCAGCACGGCGCCGCCGCACGGATGGCCGAGGAGACCGGGTTCGACGCGGTCGAGGTGCACATCGGGCACAACTACCTGGCCAGCTCGTTCCTCTCCCCGAAGCTGAACAAGCGCAACGACGAGTACGGCGGGTCGCTGGAGAACCGCGCCCGGGTGGCGCGCGACTCCCTGCGCGCGGTCCGCGACGCGGTGGGGGACCGGATCGCGATCATCGCGAAGATGAACATGGCCGACGGGGTCCCGGGCGGGTTCTGGCTCGACGAGGCCCTCCGGGTGGCCACCTGGATCGAGCAGGACGGCAGCGTCGACGCCCTCGAGATGACCGAGGGCAGCTCGTTGCTCAATCCCATGTACCTGTTCCGCGGTGACGCGCCGATCGCCCAGTTCGCCCAGGCCGTGGGGGAGCCGGTGGGCACCGCGATCAGGCTGGTGGGCAAGAGGTTCCTGCGCGAGTACCCCTACGAGGACCTCTACCTGCTCGAGCACGCCCGCCAGGTCCGCGCGGCCGTCCGGCTGCCGCTGGTGCTGCTGGGCGGCGTCACCAGCTCGGCGGGCGTGCAGACCGCCGTGGACAACGGCTTCGAGTTCGTGGCGATGGGGCGGGCGCTGCTGCGCGAGCCCGATCTGGTCGCGACCATGGCGCGCGACTCCTCGGCGCGCTCGCTGTGCATCCACTGCAACCGCTGCATGGCCACGATCTACGGCGGGACCCGGTGCGTGCTCGTCGAGCCGCAGGGGAGGTGAGGGCGCGACCGCGGAGAAAAAAATACTTGAACAAAAGCATGTAAATGACTTCCGTGATCGACGTCACCTTCCTAGGATCGGGGCAACTCGTTCGCCTGGAGGTGCCTCGAATGACCGTTGTGCTGGAGCCGGCTCCCGACCTCGCCGGGCGCCCCCCGTCGATGGTCGAGCGGATGACGCTGATCATGGATGCCTTCGGCGGTTCGAAGTCCCGGCTCCTGCTCGAGGAGATCGTCGAGCGCAGCGGTCTGCCTCGGTCGACCGCGCACCGCATCCTCGAGCAGCTGATCCGGCTGCACTGGGTCGAGCACGACCGCGTCGGCTACCGGCTGGGTCGCCGCATCCACGAGTGGGGGGCGCGTGAGCACGCCCACTCCGACCTGCGGGCCGCTGCCTCGCCGTGGCTCCACGACCTCGCCCTGCGCACCGACTTGGTCGTGCACCTGGCGGTCCTCAGCGGTCCGGAGATCGAGTACCTCGACAAGATCGGGGGTCGCCGGGTGATGGCGGTCGCCTCGCGGGTCGGCGGCCGGGCCCCGGCCCACAGCACCTCCCTGGGCAAGGCGATCCTCGCCTGGCTGCCGCCCGAGCAGGTCGACAGGTTCTACGCCGACGGGTTCCCGCCGTCCGTCGGGGGTGCGCCGTCCAGCGTGCTCGAGCTGCACCAGGAGCTGGCCCGGGTCCGCCACGCCGGCGGGGTGGCGCGCGAGAGCGACGAGTGCGTCACGGGCGTGGCCTGCGTGGGGGCAGCCGTCCGCGGGCCCGCGGGTCCGGTCGGCGCGATCTCGCTGGTGGGCTCCTCCGACATGCGGCTGGACCGGCTCGTCCCGCTGGTGCGCGACACCGCGCAGCGCATCGCCCGGGACATGTTCGGCGAGCGCTGCTGAGCATCGCGGGGGTCGCCCTCGGCGGCGGCGAACCCGGCTGACGCCGGTCGCTTCCGGGGAGGCTCCCGATGACCGGGAGCCTCGCCGTCACCGGGACCGGGCGCCGCCACTGTGACCGCACCCATCCAGCCAGGAGGCTTCCACGATGCACGACCTCGTCAGTCGGGCCCGGGCGATCGCCCCGCAGCTCGCTCAGCACGCCGCCGAGACCGAGACCCTCGGCCGGCTCTCCGACGCATCGGTCGCGCTGATCAAGGAGGCCGGGGTGATGCGGGCGCTGCAGCCGGTGGAGTACGGCGGGCTCGCCGCCCACCCGGCGGACTTCGCTCAGGCGGTCATGGAGGTCGCCCAGGGCTGCGGGTCCTCGGGCTGGGTGTGCGGCGTCGGCGGGGTGCACCCGTGGGAGATGGCGCTGATGGACCGCAAGCTGCAGGACGAGGTCTGGGGCACCGACCAGGACACCTGGATCGCCTCGCCGTACATGCCCTCCGGCGTCGCCACCGAGGTCGACGGCGGCTACGTGCTCAACGGGCACTGGCAGTTCTCCTCCGGCACCGACCACTGCGACTGGGTGTTCCTCGGCGCCGTGGTCGGCGACCGTGAGGGGCGCCCGGTCCAGCCGTTCCGGGCGATGCACGTGGTGCTGCCGCGGGCGGACTACACGATCCTCGAGGACTCCTGGGACGTCATCGGCCTGCGCGGCACCGGGTCCAAGGACGTGGTCGTCAAGGGTGCGTTCATCCCGGCCTACCGCACCATCGGCACCGAGGAGGTGACCGAGGGCGAGCTCGCCGCGGTCCGCGCCGGGCGCACCGAGAGCCTCTACAAGCTGCCGTTCTGGACGATGTTCCCGCTCGGCATCACCTCCGCGGTGATCGGCATCGCCGAGGGCGCACTGCGCGCCCACCTCGACTACCAGCGCGACCGCGTCTCGGCGTACGGCGGGAAGGTCCGCGAGGACACCACCACGCTGAAGGCCATCGCCGAGTCGTCCACCGAGATCGCCGCCTCCCGCCTCCAGCTGCTCGACGGCGTGAGCCGGATCCACGACAAGGTCGAGGCCGGCCTCCCCGTGACCTTCGCCGACCGGGCGATGCAGCGGCGCAACCAGATCCTCGCGGCCTGGCGCGCCGTCGGCGCCGTCGACGCGATCTTCGCGCGCTCCGGCGGCAACGCCGCGCGGCGCGACACCACGCTGCAGCGCTTCTGGCGCGACGCGCACGTCGGCCTCCAGCACGCCATCCACGTGAAGGGAACGGCGCTCGACGCCGCGGCCCTGATCGAGATGGGAGTGGAGCCCGAGGGCCCGCTCCGCGCGATGATCTGAGGCCCCCGCGGGCCGAGCCTGCGCACGGGCCGGGCGATCCGCGTCTGAGGCGGGGGACCGGGGCCGCGGCCGGCAGGCGTCAGACCGAGGTCTCGAGGTAGTCGACGTAGCCGGGGGTGCGCTCGACGCGGGTGCGCTGCAGCGTGCGCGAGGCCACCAACCAGGTGTCCTCCAGGCGGTAGGTCTCCTGGTGGTGGCCCCAGCCGTGCAGGTGCTCCAGGCCGTCCGCGTGCTCCCACCAGAGCCGGTCCTCCATCGACCAGGTCCCCTCTGCCGTGGTCGAGGAGGTCACCCGGAGGTCGGCGAGCTGCACGCGGTGGACGGTGGTGACCGGGACCGGGCCCCCGAGCGCCGTACGCACCGCGGCGACCAGCGCGTCACGCCCGACGACGGCGGCGGCTGCGCTGTCGTCGGGGAAGTCGCCCCAGGTCCGGCTGACGACGTCGCGGGTGTGGAATCCGCCGTACCTGTCCCAGTCCTTCGTGTCGAGGCAGTGCAGGCGAGCGTGCACGAGGTCGGTGATCTCGGCGTGGGCGAGGAGCTCCTCCAGAGTCATGCGCCGATGCTGGCGTCGGTGCGCCGGACCGAGTCGGTGGCTACCGGTGGCAGGGAGCGATCACTCATCGCAGGCCGAAGGACTCGTTGCTCGAGCCGGCGGCCGGCGCCCGGCCCGTGGCCGGTCGGCAGTACGCCGCGGCGACCGGGTGCACCCCCGAGTCGGTCACGACGAGCCAGCCGTCCCGGTGGCGCTCCACCACGTGGGGGACCCCCGGGCCGGCGGCCGCCTCCTGGGCGACGTGGTGCATCGAGACGTCGAGCAGGGCGCTGGTGCGGCCGGCGAGCAGCTCGACGGCGGCGGCCGCCGCACTCACCCCGGTCAGGGGGTCGGCGAGCGCGTCACCCACCGGCCAGTGCTCGGGGGTGTGCAGTCCGGCCCCGAAAGCGACGTCGTCACCGAAGCCGACCGCGTCGCTCGCGCGCCCGCGAGCGGTGATCGAGAGCCACGAGACGCCCGCAGCGACCAGCGCCTCGGCGTCCAGGCCGAGCCGGGCCAGCGCGCGGGGACGGGAGGACTCGATGACGAGGTCGGCCCGGGCGACCAGGTCGCGCATCACCCCGAGCTCCGCCTCGTCGCCGAAGTCGACGCTGATCGCGCGGTGGCCGGCGTGCAGCAGGTCGTAGAAGCCGGCCGGGCCGCTGCGCGCGCCGTCGGGGCGATCGCGGGACTCCACCTTCACCACGTCCGCGCCGCAGCGGCCGAGCAGGTGGGCGCAGAGCGGGCCGGCCCACAGGCTGCTGAGGTCGACGACGAGAGGACGTGGGGGGACCGGGCGGGAGACGCCGGGGGAGCGGAGCACGCCGGCGCGGCCCGCCGGGTGCTCGCCCGCGGAGCGCACCTGGCCGGGCAGGCCGAGCAGTCGCACCCGCGCCTCGACCTCGGCCGAGGTCCGCGCCGCCGCCCACGCCGCGACGGCGGGCCAGGGGTGCTCAGGGTCGACCGAGCCCTCGACCAGCGCCGGCAGCAGGGCCAGGTCGGAGCCGCGGGGCAGGGAGAGGCCGAGCACCCCGTCGTACGTCGGGGTGGTGCGGAAGGCGCCGCCGCAGGAGGTGGGAGCCCGGCGGGCGAGCCCGGCGGCCGCCGCGCGCTCGCCGAGCACGCGTACGTCGGGCAGGTTGGCGTCCGGGTGGACGGCCCTGATCCGGGCGAGGGCGGCGGCCACCGCGCTCGCCGGGCGCCCGGGCGTGACCACCGGAGGGCCGTCCGGTCGAC includes the following:
- a CDS encoding NADH:flavin oxidoreductase, which translates into the protein MTTDLFGPVRLGPLTLRNRVIKAATYENAARRGEVTDRLIDFHVRHARGGVAMTTVAYCAVSPEGRTDGHQIVWRDEARAGLVRLTEAVHREGAAISAQIGHSGPVGDPRATKMKALSPSPYFNPQAFTRTRQATRADLTRIVAQHGAAARMAEETGFDAVEVHIGHNYLASSFLSPKLNKRNDEYGGSLENRARVARDSLRAVRDAVGDRIAIIAKMNMADGVPGGFWLDEALRVATWIEQDGSVDALEMTEGSSLLNPMYLFRGDAPIAQFAQAVGEPVGTAIRLVGKRFLREYPYEDLYLLEHARQVRAAVRLPLVLLGGVTSSAGVQTAVDNGFEFVAMGRALLREPDLVATMARDSSARSLCIHCNRCMATIYGGTRCVLVEPQGR
- a CDS encoding IclR family transcriptional regulator; its protein translation is MTVVLEPAPDLAGRPPSMVERMTLIMDAFGGSKSRLLLEEIVERSGLPRSTAHRILEQLIRLHWVEHDRVGYRLGRRIHEWGAREHAHSDLRAAASPWLHDLALRTDLVVHLAVLSGPEIEYLDKIGGRRVMAVASRVGGRAPAHSTSLGKAILAWLPPEQVDRFYADGFPPSVGGAPSSVLELHQELARVRHAGGVARESDECVTGVACVGAAVRGPAGPVGAISLVGSSDMRLDRLVPLVRDTAQRIARDMFGERC
- a CDS encoding acyl-CoA dehydrogenase family protein, translating into MHDLVSRARAIAPQLAQHAAETETLGRLSDASVALIKEAGVMRALQPVEYGGLAAHPADFAQAVMEVAQGCGSSGWVCGVGGVHPWEMALMDRKLQDEVWGTDQDTWIASPYMPSGVATEVDGGYVLNGHWQFSSGTDHCDWVFLGAVVGDREGRPVQPFRAMHVVLPRADYTILEDSWDVIGLRGTGSKDVVVKGAFIPAYRTIGTEEVTEGELAAVRAGRTESLYKLPFWTMFPLGITSAVIGIAEGALRAHLDYQRDRVSAYGGKVREDTTTLKAIAESSTEIAASRLQLLDGVSRIHDKVEAGLPVTFADRAMQRRNQILAAWRAVGAVDAIFARSGGNAARRDTTLQRFWRDAHVGLQHAIHVKGTALDAAALIEMGVEPEGPLRAMI
- a CDS encoding nuclear transport factor 2 family protein, which gives rise to MTLEELLAHAEITDLVHARLHCLDTKDWDRYGGFHTRDVVSRTWGDFPDDSAAAAVVGRDALVAAVRTALGGPVPVTTVHRVQLADLRVTSSTTAEGTWSMEDRLWWEHADGLEHLHGWGHHQETYRLEDTWLVASRTLQRTRVERTPGYVDYLETSV
- a CDS encoding CoA transferase codes for the protein MDEPALWAASGAMALTGRPDGPPVVTPGRPASAVAAALARIRAVHPDANLPDVRVLGERAAAAGLARRAPTSCGGAFRTTPTYDGVLGLSLPRGSDLALLPALVEGSVDPEHPWPAVAAWAAARTSAEVEARVRLLGLPGQVRSAGEHPAGRAGVLRSPGVSRPVPPRPLVVDLSSLWAGPLCAHLLGRCGADVVKVESRDRPDGARSGPAGFYDLLHAGHRAISVDFGDEAELGVMRDLVARADLVIESSRPRALARLGLDAEALVAAGVSWLSITARGRASDAVGFGDDVAFGAGLHTPEHWPVGDALADPLTGVSAAAAAVELLAGRTSALLDVSMHHVAQEAAAGPGVPHVVERHRDGWLVVTDSGVHPVAAAYCRPATGRAPAAGSSNESFGLR